The genomic DNA accttttttctttctgaaCTTCTTTGGGACAAGTTTCTTCATTTTTGATTTGATCTTCGCCCTATGAGATTTCTTTTCCTTGGATTCACATCTAAATTCCTCTCCTTTCTCCATTACAACCCTCTCTACATCCACTCCTACACATTTCAATTTTCCATCACAAATGCACTCCTCAATGTTCTCCCTAACACATTGACTATCTTCAACATAAGTTTCTTGTACAACCTCAATTTCATCAAAGCAACCATCCTTTGACAACTCTTGGTGCTGCGATGGCGCCTTAAAAACATAATCTTCTTCTTCTGATTCAACCGCTTTGGCTctaaacatctcccaaataccTTGTATCATCAACCTAACCCTCCTTTGCACTCCAGAAAAGAATCCACCTAAATATTCCAAGAAAAACAACAAGAACGCTGACATGGTTATCCCAACCACAAGATTATTCATCCCTAAAACCAAAACCGCCACCAGAAACATCTTGAAAACAACCACCAACCCCTGATTCATACTGACACCACCATTACACCACCCTTCTTCAGTCTTGTTCATCTTAAGGTTCTTGCAAGAATCTGGTTTCTCACCTTCACAGATCAAAGGAGAATCAGGTTTCTCACCTTTATCATCAATTATATACTCGGAATTGGACGGTAAATTTACAGGCGAAGGGGGAGGAGGGGGCGAAGGCGAAGGGGATGGAGGGAACATAGCAGGACTCGGAGGTTTGTTTTTCTTGGAGGGTTTCTTGAATCTTGAGCGATTCTTGACCACAAGATCCACAAGGGATGTTGGGAAACCGGTTTCCACCATAAGAGGAGATCCACTTTGACAATTCACATGATCTTTCACCAATTGTGAAATGCTTGTTTTCTTCACCTTCTTCCATGGAAAAGAAAGCATTCTTGATTAGGAAATTGGGGCTTTGAATCAAATTCAAAGCCTAAGTAACAGGTTCAATTCCTCTATATTAatacaccaacaacaacccagaaAAATTGTTTC from Lycium ferocissimum isolate CSIRO_LF1 unplaced genomic scaffold, AGI_CSIRO_Lferr_CH_V1 ctg22969, whole genome shotgun sequence includes the following:
- the LOC132043313 gene encoding uncharacterized protein LOC132043313, which translates into the protein MLSFPWKKVKKTSISQLVKDHVNCQSGSPLMVETGFPTSLVDLVVKNRSRFKKPSKKNKPPSPAMFPPSPSPSPPPPPSPVNLPSNSEYIIDDKGEKPDSPLICEGEKPDSCKNLKMNKTEEGWCNGGVSMNQGLVVVFKMFLVAVLVLGMNNLVVGITMSAFLLFFLEYLGGFFSGVQRRVRLMIQGIWEMFRAKAVESEEEDYVFKAPSQHQELSKDGCFDEIEVVQETYVEDSQCVRENIEECICDGKLKCVGVDVERVVMEKGEEFRCESKEKKSHRAKIKSKMKKLVPKKFRKKKGSALESHMMLLDEIDYIIEGSKEIEGSSEGNMKSDVGIVSSVGIDDKSNIVEVVGGAGESSKGLTDVSVEESFNGIDKATIVGEDGLSEIEHNSMYIALFLAVLVGLIGGRILALVFTLTCCLMLKRGEGIGRFTKLPVIRSFAKKFC